From one Diprion similis isolate iyDipSimi1 chromosome 7, iyDipSimi1.1, whole genome shotgun sequence genomic stretch:
- the LOC124407955 gene encoding uncharacterized protein LOC124407955 yields MEMRQESQDVLTRSDKNPRKKRLKVSKNLKETLIDSESRPATQLCQGINRLPIEVLLEICSYLDPRDLYNLREVCKLFSHVVGSPAVWRTFEVTGNEVNTLRVIQELRRMPLLKKFTINARADSDDILRQLSVTNKNLEELYILNCTGSTAKLYLRSLHLIRILEKCNRLHTINILGTRFRGVKFYRLLADMGLRLRAASTPATPLQFRTFANHAVHIPEAGRQILNDMYFGCKNWAPLHYYVIDRNSATPSAFISYLNRDFISVDM; encoded by the coding sequence ATGGAAATGCGACAGGAATCGCAGGACGTTCTAACGCGATCAGATAAAAATCCTCGTAAAAAACGTCTAAAAGTGagtaaaaacttgaaagaaacgttaatcgattcggaatcaAGACCTGCTACACAACTCTGCCAGGGAATCAACCGACTGCCGATTGAGGTGCTACTGGAAATATGCTCCTACCTTGATCCCCGGGATTTGTATAACCTTCGTGAAGTTTGCAAGCTGTTTAGCCATGTGGTGGGTAGCCCAGCGGTGTGGAGGACGTTCGAGGTGACAGGAAACGAGGTGAACACGTTACGGGTCATCCAGGAACTGAGGCGAATGCCTTTGCTCAAGAAGTTTACCATAAATGCGAGAGCGGACAGCGATGACATTCTGCGTCAGTTGTCGGTGACAAATAAGAACCTCGAAGAATTGTACATTTTGAATTGCACAGGGTCGACGGCGAAGCTCTACCTCAGGTCGCTTCACCTGATACGAATACTGGAAAAGTGCAATCGTCTTCACACCATCAATATATTGGGCACCAGATTCCGCGGGGTTAAATTTTACAGGCTTTTAGCTGACATGGGGTTGAGACTGAGGGCAGCTTCCACGCCTGCCACTCCCCTGCAATTTCGCACTTTTGCTAATCACGCTGTTCATATTCCCGAGGCTGGGAGGCAAATCCTGAATGATATGTATTTTGGATGCAAAAATTGGGCCCCTCTGCACTACTACGTGATTGACCGCAATAGTGCAACACCATCCGCGTTCATAAGCTATTTGAACAGAGATTTCATTTCTGTGGATATGTGA
- the LOC124407954 gene encoding uncharacterized protein LOC124407954 yields the protein MPLHFIISQKGKPLLTHKGYVFQKLRDSKTKVTWRCTEYTKLSKCGALLHTTTATKQGTVLDTEDPTHTHAPDIAKTKARTIMEKIKKRSKQTTEPTSKVLAKGLAGISPTTSANLPNMPQLTRVIQRTRAKTNSQLPTPSTRGELQIPDTYTKTLSGKLFLLHDNGGDKKRFLLFATKENLQHLAASKTWFCDGTFRSVPTIFAQLYTIHGMVDGKVIPFVYVMAPSKSKRMYEKVLQCLTEAEPSLYPEKIVIDFERSFITAVQNVFDECEIQGCHFHYGQCIWRHVQQFGLQKRYSMDAEFALNIKMLIALAFVPCERVEHAFEALATSIYYKENHNDLENIVQYLCKIPTSSFFQNYSPFISFRRGGAGLTLT from the exons ATGCCGCTTCACTTTATAATAAGCCAAAAGGGAAAACCTCTTTTGACACACAAAGGTtacgtttttcaaaaacttcgcGATTCTAAAACAAAAGTTACGTGGCGCTGCACAGAATATACAAAACTTTCGAAATGCGGTGCACTGCTGCATACAACGACAGCGACAAAACAAG GAACCGTGCTGGACACGGAAGATCCAACTCATACTCATGCACCCGACATTGCAAAAACGAAAGCACGAACAATAAtggagaaaataaagaagcgttcaaaacaaacaaccgAGCCGACTAGTAAGGTCCTAGCAAAAGGTCTTGCTGGAATCTCACCAACGACTTCGGCGAATCTTCCAAACATGCCCCAGCTTACGCGCGTGATCCAGAGAACGAGAGCAAAAACTAATTCCCAATTACCGACGCCTTCTACCCGTGGGGAACTCCAGATTCCAGATACATATACAAAAACATTAAGCGGAAAACTGTTTCTTCTTCATGACAACGGCGGTGACAAGAAACGGTTTTTGCTGTTTGccacaaaagaaaatttgcaacATCTGGCGGCGTCAAAAACGTGGTTTTGTGACGGGACATTTCGATCGGTTCCGACAATTTTTGCGCAACTTTACACAATACACGGCATGGTTGACGGAAAAGTGATTCCTTTCGTCTACGTTATGGCGCCGAGTAAATCAAAACGGATGTACGAAAAAGTATTGCAATGCCTTACGGAAGCTGAGCCAAGTTTATATCCCGAAAAAATCGTAATAGATTTCGAACGAAGCTTCATTACAGCAGTGCAAAACGTATTCGATGAATGTGAAATCCAGGGATGTCACTTCCACTACGGACAATGTATTTGGCGTCACGTTCAACAGTTTGGTTTACAAAAACGGTATTCAATGGACGCTGAATTCGCGCTGAACATAAAAATGCTGATTGCACTGGCATTCGTTCCATGTGAACGTGTCGAACACGCGTTTGAGGCTCTCGCTACATCGATATATTACAAAGAGAATCATAATGACTTGGAAAATATTGTGCAATATTTGTGCAAAATTCCTACGTcatccttttttcaaaattattcacccTTCATTAGTTTTCGGCGTGGCGGTGCTGGCTTAACGTTAACTTAG